AAGTGTCTATGGGAAATATGTGAAATTCGAGGAAGTTACGCTCCCTGAATTCTTTATTGGTGAGAGGATAAAGGTAATTCAAGTTAAAAGAGAAAAGAAGAAAACTAAACCTCCTGCCAGGTATTCTCCCGCTGCCGTGATAAAGAAGATGGAAGATCTTGGCCTTGGGACTAAAGCTACCAGAGCTCAAATCCTTGAAACCCTTTATCAGAGGGGTTACATTGAAGGTAAGAAGAGCATTAAAGTTACACCTCTCGGGATGAAAGTTATAGAAACGTTGGAGAAGTACGTTCCCGAGATCATAAGTGTTGAATTAACTAGGGAATTCGAGAAGAAGATGGAGTTGATAATGGAAGGGAGGCTCACTAAGGAGGAGGTAATAGAGGAAGCCAAAGAGAGGCTTACCAAGATCCTGGAGGAGTTTAAAAAGAGAGAACTGGAGATAGGTATAGAACTCGCTAAAATCGTCGTTGGTGAGGATGAAGTTAAGCCCCTTGTAGTTGGTAAGTGTCCAAAGTGTGGCGGGGATTTAATAGTTAAGTACAACAAGAAGACAGGAAAGAGGTTCGTTGGATGCTCAAATTGGCCGAAGTGCGATGTAACTTATCCGATCCTTCAGAGGGGAGAAATAATACCTACCAATAAGACGTGCTGTAATGGTGCTCCGGTAGTTATAATCAGGGAAGAGGATGGGAGAGAATTCGAAATATGCCTCGACATTAACTGCAAGGACTGGAAAGCTAAATCTCATTAATCGAAACCAGCTTGAACTCGTTTAAATGGAGCTCTTCAAATTTCATCCTATACCTCTCTCCACCTTTAACGGTTATTACTTCAACGAAATCATGCATTGGAGTGATCCAAACAACCTTATAGCCTAATTTCTCGAGCCTAGATTTAAGGTCACCCATTATAGTTGACCCCGGTTTTAGTCCCCTGTTTTCTATCAAATTTAGTACATCGATGAATAGTTTATATGCTTTAGTTTCTTTAACTGGCAGTATAAAACATATTTTACTCTCATCATTTACGATTAATTGCTGTTCTTTATCTGCATATGTCACTATTTGAAGAAAGATACCCTCTCCTTGGGTTATTTCACCAATAATATGGGGAATACCATAATTAAGCGAATCTTTAATTTCTGGTATTAACTTTGATATTTCTTTAAAGAGATTTCTCTTTATCGTTGCTGTTATCATACGATAAATAGTTTAATTTCCAATTTATAAATATTAGCTTGAAAATGTTGACTATCGTTCAACTCCTGGGCTTCATCGGATTTCCAAAGGGATCTATCAATCCAGCCCTTATTAGGGAAGAACTTATCTTACATCCCAACTTACTTTTGATTATCGGTATCACTATTATCTCTAGGGGCTTAAGGCCTACCTCCTCCCTCGCCCTGTTCACAATTAATGCCCCTTTATAAGTCTCTTCGCTAACTACAATGGCCTCAAGGCTCCTTATCTCAGTCGTGAACCCTATTGCATTGTTTATCTTTATTATCCTATAACCCTTGAAATTGTTAACCTCCAGGAATTCTATTAAATCCTTGAGCCTCCTTTCATATGGGAGTATCTTCTCCGCATAGGGCTTTTCTTTGACCATTTCGTCGGAAGTTAAACCTATGTAGACTATTTTTCCAACCTCGAACGCCTTCCTAAGTAGGGCCTTATGCCCTAGGTGAAGCCTGTCGAATGTTCCACCAACGACAACTTTCTTGAACCTCTTCATCAAGTTTAAAACCGTGATAAAATTAAAAACAATTACGAGGAGGAGGTGAATCTCCATGGATTATTTCTTTTACCCAAAGAGCGTCGCAATCTTCGGATCGTTTAGAAAGGGCTCGATAGCAAGGGAGATACTTAGGAACATAGTTGAGGGAGGATTCGAAGGGAAGATAATTCCTGTCAATCCAAAAGGAGGAGAAGTAGAAGTTTCTGGAAGGAGATTTATCATTAAAAGAAAGCTTGATGAGTTCGTTGATGTTTCAATAATCGTCATTCCAGCTAAACTCGTTCCTGGGCTTATAAGGGAGCTAAAAGGTTTAACTAAAGGTGCTGTTGTAATATCTGCAGGCTTCTCAGAGGTAGGAAACGTTGAACTCGAGGAGGAATTAATTAGGGCCGCTAAGGAGTCCGGAATAAGGATAATAGGGCCTAACTGTGCCGGTATCTTTGGTGTTCACGGTAAGTTCTTTGGCTCTTTTGAAGTTCGCGTTAATCCTGGGGGTCTCGCCTTGATAAGCCAGAGTGGTGCTTTCGGTGGAGCGGCCTTAGCTATGGGAAATGAAGAGAACGTTGGCTTTTCAGCTTTCGTAAGCTATGGGAACGCTGCGGATCTTGATGAGAGTGATTTTCTAAGATACTTTGCGGATGATGAAAATACCAAAGTTATAGCCCTCTACATAGAGGGCGTTAAAGATGGAAGAAAGTTCTTTGAGGCCCTAAAATATGCCACCTCAAAAAAGCCCGTGATAATACTTAAGGCCGGGAAGAGCAAGAGTGGAGCTAAAGCAGCTCAAAGTCATACAGGTTCCCTTGCAGGTAGCTATGAGATATATCAGGCTGCCTTTAAGCAGGCTAATGCAATTGAAGTTGAAGAGATGGAAGAGCTTTTCGATGCTGCAAAGGCCTTTGAGATGTATAAGGAGGCTGGATCTAGAGTTGCAGTAATAACGAACTCAGGCGGCCCTGGGGTTTTAGCTACTGACAAGCTTGAAAAGTTAGGCTTAGAAATTGCCCAACTCTCCGAGGATACGGTTAAGAAACTAAGGGAATTCCTACCTCCCCAGTGCTCAACTAAGAACCCCATAGACCTCATAGCCGATGCGGATTACGAGAGGTACAAGAGAACGATAGAGATCGTATGCCAAGATGAGAACGTGGATTCTCTCCTAGTCATATGCGTCCCCCCGATATTCATCCCAAGTGAAGAGATCGCTAGAGCGATAATAGAGGCTAAGTGCGATAAACCGATAATAGTGAATTTCATGTCCGGGGAGCTGGTTGCAAATGGGGTAAAACTGCTGAATGATCATGACATAAAGAACTTCCCCACCCCAGAAAGAGCAGCTAAAGCTCTTTATTGGCTCTCAAAAAGGAAAAGCTAAAGAAGAGACTCCATCCCTTCAGCAAACTTCTCTATATCATCTTTATTGTTATAGAAGTGCGGCGAGACCCTGATCCCATGGATTCCCTTTGCTCCTCTCTGGGAAACTATAATCTTATCCTCCTTCAGTTTGTTAACAATCTTTTTCTCCTCTTCAAAGTCAAGTCCCATAATTAAAACTATCTGAGAGCTACCAAGCGTTTTAAATCCCTTCTCGTTTGCCCATTCCTTAACCCTCTCAGCTAACCTTAGGTTATTTCTTTCTATTTTCTTAATCCCAACATCGTTAATTAACTCAAGGGAAGCTTTAAGGGCTACAGCAGCTAGATATGGAGGAGTCCCTGGATCTAACTTTCTTGCATCTTTTCTAACTGGGAGCATTTCCCAAAGATCCTTATCCTTATCTCCCCACCACTCCGACCAGGGAACTGGAGGTTCCGTATTTAGCAATCCTAGAACAGGTTTGCTTTCCTCTATGAATCTATTCGAGAGGAACATGACTCCACTTCCCA
This Pyrococcus horikoshii OT3 DNA region includes the following protein-coding sequences:
- a CDS encoding acetate--CoA ligase family protein, with translation MDYFFYPKSVAIFGSFRKGSIAREILRNIVEGGFEGKIIPVNPKGGEVEVSGRRFIIKRKLDEFVDVSIIVIPAKLVPGLIRELKGLTKGAVVISAGFSEVGNVELEEELIRAAKESGIRIIGPNCAGIFGVHGKFFGSFEVRVNPGGLALISQSGAFGGAALAMGNEENVGFSAFVSYGNAADLDESDFLRYFADDENTKVIALYIEGVKDGRKFFEALKYATSKKPVIILKAGKSKSGAKAAQSHTGSLAGSYEIYQAAFKQANAIEVEEMEELFDAAKAFEMYKEAGSRVAVITNSGGPGVLATDKLEKLGLEIAQLSEDTVKKLREFLPPQCSTKNPIDLIADADYERYKRTIEIVCQDENVDSLLVICVPPIFIPSEEIARAIIEAKCDKPIIVNFMSGELVANGVKLLNDHDIKNFPTPERAAKALYWLSKRKS
- the coaD gene encoding phosphopantetheine adenylyltransferase; this encodes MMKRFKKVVVGGTFDRLHLGHKALLRKAFEVGKIVYIGLTSDEMVKEKPYAEKILPYERRLKDLIEFLEVNNFKGYRIIKINNAIGFTTEIRSLEAIVVSEETYKGALIVNRAREEVGLKPLEIIVIPIIKSKLGCKISSSLIRAGLIDPFGNPMKPRS